The following proteins are encoded in a genomic region of Arvicanthis niloticus isolate mArvNil1 chromosome 21, mArvNil1.pat.X, whole genome shotgun sequence:
- the LOC117693236 gene encoding coiled-coil domain-containing protein 12-like, protein MSSRVAAEWCPSSSLGPFWLLSLEEELPPTRPVLFFPPLVEEKVKEQLEAAKPEPVIEEVDLANLAPRKPDWDLKRDVAKKLEKLEKQTQSAIAEMIRERLKGQEDSLASAVAANIEPEACDSD, encoded by the exons ATGTCTTCCAGGGTTGCTGCTGAGTggtgtccctcctcttccctggggccctTTTGGCTGTTAAGTCTGGAGGAAGAGCTCCCACCCACCAGGCCTGTGTTGTTCTTTCCCCCTCtagtggaggagaaggtgaaggagcagctggaggctgccaagccagagcctgtcattgaggaagtg gaCCTGGCCAACCTGGCACCTCGGAAACCTGACTG GGATCTGAAGAGAGATGTGGctaagaagctggagaagctggagaagcagacCCAGAGTGCCATTGCAGAGATGATCC gTGAACGGCTGAAAGGCCAGGAGGACAGCCTGGCCTCTGCAGTGGCTGCCAACATTGAACCAGAGGCCTGTGACTCCGACTGA